From the Salmo salar unplaced genomic scaffold, Ssal_v3.1, whole genome shotgun sequence genome, one window contains:
- the LOC123735917 gene encoding protein NLRC3-like: MSLSGEREEGTTASKMSLSGEREEETIASKVTQDTSSESVQKPRAESPTTSLLSMKSDQPPAFSQEPFPDDNKEVESLDSEDPLKITHNLLDRRSQTLLTVQQDIKAKLKHKYQHISEGIGHHGNQSLFKDIYTELYITEGGSGGLNNEHEVRQIEMASKKQTTRETPIKCNDIFKPLPGQDNPIRTVLTKGIAGIGKTVSVQKVILDWAEGKANQDVHFMFPLPFRDLNLKKDQYSLMQLLSHYFPELKEIDSIEDGETNTVFIFDGLDECRLPLDFKNNEKCCDVTKPTSVDVLLTNLIKGNLLPSALLWITTRPAAANQIPPECVDQVTEVRGFNDPQKDEYFRKKIPDQNLANEIIQHMKTSRSLHIMCHMPVFCWISATVLEMILKEAEKDEVPKTLTQMYSHFILIQIIVKNKKYNKATETNPKELSQSDKEIIMKLAKLAFQQLQKGNLIFYEEDLRECGLDVTEASEYSALCTEIFKEESGLYQDKVYSFVHLSIQEFLAAVHALESCLDKKENVFPPKQSPVMMRRRRRRILMISRTRRRRRMMKMRMMITMMKRMSHSSCLTYTGEQWTRP; encoded by the exons tgttcagaaGCCCAGAGCAGAGTCCCCTACAACCAGCCTGCTATCAATGAAGAGTGATCAGCCACCTGCTTTCAGCCAGGAACCATTTCCAGATGACAATAAGGAAGTGGAGAGTTTGGACAGTGAGGATCCATTAAAGAtcacacacaaccttctggacaGAAGAA GTCAAACTCTGTTGACAGTCCAACAAGACATTAAGGCTAAACTGAAACACAAGTATCAACACATATCTGAAGGAATTGGACACCATGGAAACCAAAGTCTGTTCAAGgacatctacacagagctctacatcacagagggtggaagtggaggactcaataatgaacatgaggttAGACAGATAGAGATGGCATCCAAGAAACAAACCACACGAGAGACACCAATCAAATGCAACGACATCTTCAAGCCTTTACCTGGACAAGACAAccctatcagaactgtgctgacaaaaggaatcgctggcattggaaaaacagtctctgtgcagaaggtcATCCTTGACTGGGCAgagggaaaagcaaatcaggacgtTCATTTCATGTTTCCTCTTCCTTTCCGTGATCTGAACCTGAAAAAGGACCAATACAGTCTGATGCAACTTCTTTCCCACTACTTCCCAGAGCTGAAAGAGATTGACAGCATTGAAGATGGTGAAACCAACACTGTTTTCatttttgatggtctggatgagtgtcgaCTTCCTCTAGACTTCAAAAACAATGAGAAGTGCTGTGATGTCACGAAGCCAACCTCAGTGGACGTGCTGCTGACAAACCTCATCAAggggaatctgcttccctctgctctcctctggataaccacACGGCCTGCAGCTGCCAATCAGATCCCTCCcgagtgtgttgaccaggtgacagaagtacgagggttcaatgatccACAGAAGGACGAGTACTTCAGGAAGAAAATCCCAGATCAGAATCTGGCCAATGAAATCATCCAACACatgaagacatcaaggagcctccacatcatgtgccacatgccagtcttctgttggatatcAGCCACTGTCCTTGAGATGATACTGAAAGAGGCAGAGAAGGATGAAGTCCCCAAAACTCTGACCCAGATGTACTCACACTTCATACTCATCCAAATCATTGTGAAGAACAAGAAGTATAACAAAGCCACAGAGACAAACCCAAAGGAACTGTCTCAGTCAGACAAAGAGATTATCATGAAACTGGCAAAGCTGGCTTTCCAACAGCTGCAGAAGGGCAACCTGATCTTCTATGAGGAGGACCTGAGAGAGTGTGGCCTTGATGTCACAGAGGCATCAGAGTACTCAGCATTGTGTACAGAGATCTTTAAAGAAGAATCTGGGCTGTACCAAGACAAGGTCTACAGCtttgtgcatctgagcattcaggagtttctagcAGCAGTGCATGCTTTAGAATCATGTCTGgacaagaaggaaaatgttttcccCCCAAAGCAGTCACcagtgatgatgaggaggaggaggaggaggatattgATGATAagcaggacgaggaggaggagaaggatgatgaagatgaggatgatgatAACAATGATGAAGAGAATGAGTCATTCCAGTTGTCTGACTTACACAGGAGAGCAGTGGACCAGGCCTTGA